The following are encoded together in the Populus trichocarpa isolate Nisqually-1 chromosome 5, P.trichocarpa_v4.1, whole genome shotgun sequence genome:
- the LOC18098713 gene encoding kinesin-like protein KIN-14S isoform X6, translated as MVSLVDTDLTVQMIEEICDRIKTVQISDSSPFLSSTTGETINSEEESVSNRIRQVSPSQGPTPPILQKIINLSDKIQNLKKEHSNLSNQVKTAKDSFLGPNILDTLQKLGNEYELLKKKYLQELSERKRLYNEVIELKGNIRVFCRCRPLNQVEITNGSNYVVEFDSSQDNELQIISSDSSKKQFKFDHVFGPEDNQEAVFAQTKPIVASVLDGYNVCIFAYGQTGTGKTFTMEGSPENRGVNYRTLDELFRVSQERSGIMRYGLFVSMMEVYNEKIRDLLIDSSNQPPKKLEIKQTAEGTQEVPGLVETRVTGTEDVWDLLKSGSRARSVGSTSANELSSRSHCLLRVTVKGENLIDGQKTRSHLWMVDLAGSERVGKIDVEGERLKESQFINKSLSALGDVISALASKTGHIPYRNSKLTHMLQSSLGGGDCKTLMFVQISPSATDLGETLCSLNFASRVRGIESGPARKQADLTELLKYKQMVEKLKHDEKETKKLQDSLQSLQLRLAAREHICRTLQEKVRELENQLGEERKTRLKQETRAFAAAASQSTKQVVEKRKVDKKPPLCPSKLRMPLRKITNFMPPPSPLQKQKTGSVLSSMHDKENNPRTTTAGANTKSLVKPRRMSVAVRPPPPMSAQVFRPKRRVSIATHRSEPTSNMTTPLQTSQYKNGNVVGRQTFVRDPRKPRNSKLFSPLPEFRTASETTPTVMRTSSKFMGSPPAQAGSWKPKHPTAVALQRKSLVWSPLKLRSFQNRRPSLLPYRPSSTNEVQ; from the exons AATTTGAAGAAAGAACACTCAAATCTCTCTAATCAAGTAAAGACTGCCAAGGATTCCTTTCTTGGCCCCAATATTTTAGACACCCTTCAAAAACTCG GTAATGAATATGAACTTCTTAAAAAGAAGTATCTACAAGAGTTGTCTGAGAGGAAGAGGCTTTACAATGAGGTGATTGAGCTTAAAGGGAATATTAGGGTCTTCTGTAGATGCAGACCACTAAATCAAGTCGAAATAACAAATGGTTCGAACTATGTAGTTGAATTTGACTCTTCCCAAGATAATGAGTTGCAGATCATTTCCTCTGATTCTTCCAAAAAGCAATTTAAGTTCGACCATGTTTTTGGGCCTGAGGATAATCAAG AGGCTGTTTTTGCACAAACTAAACCAATAGTCGCTTCAGTTTTGGATGGCTACAATGTCTGCATATTCGCCTATGGACAAACTGGAACTGGAAAGACGTTTACTATGGAGGGCAGCCCAGAAAATAGGGGAGTGAACTACAGAACATTAGATGAGTTGTTCCGAGTTTCTCAAGAGAGAAGTGGCATTATGAGATATGGTCTTTTTGTTAGTATGATGGAGGTTTACAATGAGAAGATAAGGGACCTCTTGATTGATAGTTCCAACCAACCGCCTAAAAA GTTGGAGATAAAACAAACAGCTGAAGGAACACAAGAAGTCCCAGGACTTGTTGAAACTCGGGTGACTGGCACAGAGGATGTGTGGGATTTACTCAAGTCTGGAAGTCGGGCCAGGTCTGTTGGATCAACCAGCGCTAATGAGCTTAGCAGCCGTTCTCATTG TTTGTTGCGAGTAACAGTGAAAGGAGAGAATTTAATAGATGGACAAAAGACAAGAAGTCACCTATGGATGGTGGATTTGGCTGGTAGTGAACGTGTGGGAAAGATTGATGTTGAAGGTGAAAGATTGAAGGAATCgcaattcattaataaatctCTTTCAGCACTTGGTGATGTTATATCTGCCCTCGCATCTAAAACTGGCCACATTCCTTACAG GAACTCAAAGCTAACCCATATGCTACAGAGCTCTCTCG GAGGAGGAGATTGTAAGACCTTGATGTTTGTCCAAATAAGTCCAAGTGCTACTGACCTTGGAGAGACGCTTTGTTCACTAAATTTTGCGAGTCGAGTGCGAGGAATTGAAAGTGGTCCTGCCCGCAAACAGGCTGATCTCACTGAACTTCTCAAATACAAGCAAATG GTAGAAAAGTTAAAGCATGATGAGAAGGAAACAAAGAAGTTGCAGGATAGCTTGCAATCATTGCAGTTGAGGCTTGCTGCTAGAGAACATATCTGCAGAACTCTCCAAGAAAAG GTTCGAGAGCTTGAGAATCAGTTAGGTGAGGAAAGAAAAACTAGACTAAAGCAGGAAACACGAGCCTTTGCCGCTGCTGCTTCTCAGTCTACGAAACAAGTAGTAGAGAAGAGAAAAGTAGATAAGAAGCCACCTCTGTGTCCTTCAAAGTTGAGGATGCCGTTGCGAAAAATCACCAATTTCATGCCTCCACCATCTCCTctacaaaaacagaaaactgGTTCTGTTTTATCTTCAATGCATGACAAAGAAAACAATCCAAGAACCACAACTGCAGGAGCAAATACAAAAAGCCTTGTGAAACCCAGACGTATGTCTGTTGCAGTCAGACCTCCTCCTCCAATGTCAGCACAGGTTTTTCGGCCTAAGAGACGGGTATCCATTGCTACCCATCGTTCAGAGCCAACCTCAAACATGACTACACCACTTCAAACCTCGCAATATAAAAATGGGAATGTAGTTGGCAGGCAGACATTTGTCAGGGACCCAAGAAAGCCAAGGAATTCAAAGCTGTTCTCTCCATTGCCAGAGTTCAGGACTGCATCAGAGACTACACCTACTGTTATGAGAACCAGTAGTAAATTCATGGGGAGTCCTCCAGCACAAGCAGGTTCTTGGAAGCCAAAGCACCCAACAGCTGTTGCACTGCAACGAAAATCTCTGGTGTGGAGCCCGCTAAAGCTAAGGAGCTTTCAAAACAGGAGACCATCTTTGTTGCCCTATCGACCATCATCAACTAATGAGGTGCAATAA
- the LOC18098713 gene encoding kinesin-like protein KIN-14S isoform X8, translating into MLDLTVQMIEEICDRIKTVQISDSSPFLSSTTGETINSEEESVSNRIRQVSPSQGPTPPILQKIINLSDKIQNLKKEHSNLSNQVKTAKDSFLGPNILDTLQKLGNEYELLKKKYLQELSERKRLYNEVIELKGNIRVFCRCRPLNQVEITNGSNYVVEFDSSQDNELQIISSDSSKKQFKFDHVFGPEDNQEAVFAQTKPIVASVLDGYNVCIFAYGQTGTGKTFTMEGSPENRGVNYRTLDELFRVSQERSGIMRYGLFVSMMEVYNEKIRDLLIDSSNQPPKKLEIKQTAEGTQEVPGLVETRVTGTEDVWDLLKSGSRARSVGSTSANELSSRSHCLLRVTVKGENLIDGQKTRSHLWMVDLAGSERVGKIDVEGERLKESQFINKSLSALGDVISALASKTGHIPYRNSKLTHMLQSSLGGGDCKTLMFVQISPSATDLGETLCSLNFASRVRGIESGPARKQADLTELLKYKQMVEKLKHDEKETKKLQDSLQSLQLRLAAREHICRTLQEKVRELENQLGEERKTRLKQETRAFAAAASQSTKQVVEKRKVDKKPPLCPSKLRMPLRKITNFMPPPSPLQKQKTGSVLSSMHDKENNPRTTTAGANTKSLVKPRRMSVAVRPPPPMSAQVFRPKRRVSIATHRSEPTSNMTTPLQTSQYKNGNVVGRQTFVRDPRKPRNSKLFSPLPEFRTASETTPTVMRTSSKFMGSPPAQAGSWKPKHPTAVALQRKSLVWSPLKLRSFQNRRPSLLPYRPSSTNEVQ; encoded by the exons AATTTGAAGAAAGAACACTCAAATCTCTCTAATCAAGTAAAGACTGCCAAGGATTCCTTTCTTGGCCCCAATATTTTAGACACCCTTCAAAAACTCG GTAATGAATATGAACTTCTTAAAAAGAAGTATCTACAAGAGTTGTCTGAGAGGAAGAGGCTTTACAATGAGGTGATTGAGCTTAAAGGGAATATTAGGGTCTTCTGTAGATGCAGACCACTAAATCAAGTCGAAATAACAAATGGTTCGAACTATGTAGTTGAATTTGACTCTTCCCAAGATAATGAGTTGCAGATCATTTCCTCTGATTCTTCCAAAAAGCAATTTAAGTTCGACCATGTTTTTGGGCCTGAGGATAATCAAG AGGCTGTTTTTGCACAAACTAAACCAATAGTCGCTTCAGTTTTGGATGGCTACAATGTCTGCATATTCGCCTATGGACAAACTGGAACTGGAAAGACGTTTACTATGGAGGGCAGCCCAGAAAATAGGGGAGTGAACTACAGAACATTAGATGAGTTGTTCCGAGTTTCTCAAGAGAGAAGTGGCATTATGAGATATGGTCTTTTTGTTAGTATGATGGAGGTTTACAATGAGAAGATAAGGGACCTCTTGATTGATAGTTCCAACCAACCGCCTAAAAA GTTGGAGATAAAACAAACAGCTGAAGGAACACAAGAAGTCCCAGGACTTGTTGAAACTCGGGTGACTGGCACAGAGGATGTGTGGGATTTACTCAAGTCTGGAAGTCGGGCCAGGTCTGTTGGATCAACCAGCGCTAATGAGCTTAGCAGCCGTTCTCATTG TTTGTTGCGAGTAACAGTGAAAGGAGAGAATTTAATAGATGGACAAAAGACAAGAAGTCACCTATGGATGGTGGATTTGGCTGGTAGTGAACGTGTGGGAAAGATTGATGTTGAAGGTGAAAGATTGAAGGAATCgcaattcattaataaatctCTTTCAGCACTTGGTGATGTTATATCTGCCCTCGCATCTAAAACTGGCCACATTCCTTACAG GAACTCAAAGCTAACCCATATGCTACAGAGCTCTCTCG GAGGAGGAGATTGTAAGACCTTGATGTTTGTCCAAATAAGTCCAAGTGCTACTGACCTTGGAGAGACGCTTTGTTCACTAAATTTTGCGAGTCGAGTGCGAGGAATTGAAAGTGGTCCTGCCCGCAAACAGGCTGATCTCACTGAACTTCTCAAATACAAGCAAATG GTAGAAAAGTTAAAGCATGATGAGAAGGAAACAAAGAAGTTGCAGGATAGCTTGCAATCATTGCAGTTGAGGCTTGCTGCTAGAGAACATATCTGCAGAACTCTCCAAGAAAAG GTTCGAGAGCTTGAGAATCAGTTAGGTGAGGAAAGAAAAACTAGACTAAAGCAGGAAACACGAGCCTTTGCCGCTGCTGCTTCTCAGTCTACGAAACAAGTAGTAGAGAAGAGAAAAGTAGATAAGAAGCCACCTCTGTGTCCTTCAAAGTTGAGGATGCCGTTGCGAAAAATCACCAATTTCATGCCTCCACCATCTCCTctacaaaaacagaaaactgGTTCTGTTTTATCTTCAATGCATGACAAAGAAAACAATCCAAGAACCACAACTGCAGGAGCAAATACAAAAAGCCTTGTGAAACCCAGACGTATGTCTGTTGCAGTCAGACCTCCTCCTCCAATGTCAGCACAGGTTTTTCGGCCTAAGAGACGGGTATCCATTGCTACCCATCGTTCAGAGCCAACCTCAAACATGACTACACCACTTCAAACCTCGCAATATAAAAATGGGAATGTAGTTGGCAGGCAGACATTTGTCAGGGACCCAAGAAAGCCAAGGAATTCAAAGCTGTTCTCTCCATTGCCAGAGTTCAGGACTGCATCAGAGACTACACCTACTGTTATGAGAACCAGTAGTAAATTCATGGGGAGTCCTCCAGCACAAGCAGGTTCTTGGAAGCCAAAGCACCCAACAGCTGTTGCACTGCAACGAAAATCTCTGGTGTGGAGCCCGCTAAAGCTAAGGAGCTTTCAAAACAGGAGACCATCTTTGTTGCCCTATCGACCATCATCAACTAATGAGGTGCAATAA
- the LOC18098713 gene encoding kinesin-like protein KIN-14S isoform X7 — MNDLTVQMIEEICDRIKTVQISDSSPFLSSTTGETINSEEESVSNRIRQVSPSQGPTPPILQKIINLSDKIQNLKKEHSNLSNQVKTAKDSFLGPNILDTLQKLGNEYELLKKKYLQELSERKRLYNEVIELKGNIRVFCRCRPLNQVEITNGSNYVVEFDSSQDNELQIISSDSSKKQFKFDHVFGPEDNQEAVFAQTKPIVASVLDGYNVCIFAYGQTGTGKTFTMEGSPENRGVNYRTLDELFRVSQERSGIMRYGLFVSMMEVYNEKIRDLLIDSSNQPPKKLEIKQTAEGTQEVPGLVETRVTGTEDVWDLLKSGSRARSVGSTSANELSSRSHCLLRVTVKGENLIDGQKTRSHLWMVDLAGSERVGKIDVEGERLKESQFINKSLSALGDVISALASKTGHIPYRNSKLTHMLQSSLGGGDCKTLMFVQISPSATDLGETLCSLNFASRVRGIESGPARKQADLTELLKYKQMVEKLKHDEKETKKLQDSLQSLQLRLAAREHICRTLQEKVRELENQLGEERKTRLKQETRAFAAAASQSTKQVVEKRKVDKKPPLCPSKLRMPLRKITNFMPPPSPLQKQKTGSVLSSMHDKENNPRTTTAGANTKSLVKPRRMSVAVRPPPPMSAQVFRPKRRVSIATHRSEPTSNMTTPLQTSQYKNGNVVGRQTFVRDPRKPRNSKLFSPLPEFRTASETTPTVMRTSSKFMGSPPAQAGSWKPKHPTAVALQRKSLVWSPLKLRSFQNRRPSLLPYRPSSTNEVQ, encoded by the exons AATTTGAAGAAAGAACACTCAAATCTCTCTAATCAAGTAAAGACTGCCAAGGATTCCTTTCTTGGCCCCAATATTTTAGACACCCTTCAAAAACTCG GTAATGAATATGAACTTCTTAAAAAGAAGTATCTACAAGAGTTGTCTGAGAGGAAGAGGCTTTACAATGAGGTGATTGAGCTTAAAGGGAATATTAGGGTCTTCTGTAGATGCAGACCACTAAATCAAGTCGAAATAACAAATGGTTCGAACTATGTAGTTGAATTTGACTCTTCCCAAGATAATGAGTTGCAGATCATTTCCTCTGATTCTTCCAAAAAGCAATTTAAGTTCGACCATGTTTTTGGGCCTGAGGATAATCAAG AGGCTGTTTTTGCACAAACTAAACCAATAGTCGCTTCAGTTTTGGATGGCTACAATGTCTGCATATTCGCCTATGGACAAACTGGAACTGGAAAGACGTTTACTATGGAGGGCAGCCCAGAAAATAGGGGAGTGAACTACAGAACATTAGATGAGTTGTTCCGAGTTTCTCAAGAGAGAAGTGGCATTATGAGATATGGTCTTTTTGTTAGTATGATGGAGGTTTACAATGAGAAGATAAGGGACCTCTTGATTGATAGTTCCAACCAACCGCCTAAAAA GTTGGAGATAAAACAAACAGCTGAAGGAACACAAGAAGTCCCAGGACTTGTTGAAACTCGGGTGACTGGCACAGAGGATGTGTGGGATTTACTCAAGTCTGGAAGTCGGGCCAGGTCTGTTGGATCAACCAGCGCTAATGAGCTTAGCAGCCGTTCTCATTG TTTGTTGCGAGTAACAGTGAAAGGAGAGAATTTAATAGATGGACAAAAGACAAGAAGTCACCTATGGATGGTGGATTTGGCTGGTAGTGAACGTGTGGGAAAGATTGATGTTGAAGGTGAAAGATTGAAGGAATCgcaattcattaataaatctCTTTCAGCACTTGGTGATGTTATATCTGCCCTCGCATCTAAAACTGGCCACATTCCTTACAG GAACTCAAAGCTAACCCATATGCTACAGAGCTCTCTCG GAGGAGGAGATTGTAAGACCTTGATGTTTGTCCAAATAAGTCCAAGTGCTACTGACCTTGGAGAGACGCTTTGTTCACTAAATTTTGCGAGTCGAGTGCGAGGAATTGAAAGTGGTCCTGCCCGCAAACAGGCTGATCTCACTGAACTTCTCAAATACAAGCAAATG GTAGAAAAGTTAAAGCATGATGAGAAGGAAACAAAGAAGTTGCAGGATAGCTTGCAATCATTGCAGTTGAGGCTTGCTGCTAGAGAACATATCTGCAGAACTCTCCAAGAAAAG GTTCGAGAGCTTGAGAATCAGTTAGGTGAGGAAAGAAAAACTAGACTAAAGCAGGAAACACGAGCCTTTGCCGCTGCTGCTTCTCAGTCTACGAAACAAGTAGTAGAGAAGAGAAAAGTAGATAAGAAGCCACCTCTGTGTCCTTCAAAGTTGAGGATGCCGTTGCGAAAAATCACCAATTTCATGCCTCCACCATCTCCTctacaaaaacagaaaactgGTTCTGTTTTATCTTCAATGCATGACAAAGAAAACAATCCAAGAACCACAACTGCAGGAGCAAATACAAAAAGCCTTGTGAAACCCAGACGTATGTCTGTTGCAGTCAGACCTCCTCCTCCAATGTCAGCACAGGTTTTTCGGCCTAAGAGACGGGTATCCATTGCTACCCATCGTTCAGAGCCAACCTCAAACATGACTACACCACTTCAAACCTCGCAATATAAAAATGGGAATGTAGTTGGCAGGCAGACATTTGTCAGGGACCCAAGAAAGCCAAGGAATTCAAAGCTGTTCTCTCCATTGCCAGAGTTCAGGACTGCATCAGAGACTACACCTACTGTTATGAGAACCAGTAGTAAATTCATGGGGAGTCCTCCAGCACAAGCAGGTTCTTGGAAGCCAAAGCACCCAACAGCTGTTGCACTGCAACGAAAATCTCTGGTGTGGAGCCCGCTAAAGCTAAGGAGCTTTCAAAACAGGAGACCATCTTTGTTGCCCTATCGACCATCATCAACTAATGAGGTGCAATAA